In the Telopea speciosissima isolate NSW1024214 ecotype Mountain lineage chromosome 2, Tspe_v1, whole genome shotgun sequence genome, one interval contains:
- the LOC122651408 gene encoding S-adenosylmethionine synthase 1-like, whose translation MDTFLFTSESVNEGHPDKICDQISDAILDACLEQDPESKVACETCTKTNMVMVFGEITTKAKVNYEKIVRDTCRGIGFISADVGLDADKCNVLVNIEQQSPDIAQGVHGHLTKKPEEIGAGDQGHMFGYATDETRELMPLTHVLATKLGAKLTEVRKNGTCSWLRPDGKTQVTVEYKNEGGAMVPLRVHTVLISTQHDETVTNDQISKDLKEHVIKPVIPSQYLDDKTIFHLNPSGRFVIGGPHGDAGLTGRKIIIDTYGGWGAHGGGAFSGKDPTKVDRSGAYIVRQAAKSVVASGLARRCIVQVSYAIGVPEPLSVFVDTYKTGKIPDRDILALIKENFDFRPGMIAINLDLKRGGKSRYLKTAAYGHFGRDDPDFTWETVKLLKNDKA comes from the coding sequence ATGGATACCTTCCTCTTCACCTCCGAATCCGTCAATGAGGGTCACCCTGACAAGATCTGCGACCAGATCTCTGATGCCATCCTTGACGCCTGCTTAGAACAAGACCCAGAGAGCAAGGTTGCATGTGAGACATGCACCAAGACCAACATGGTCATGGTCTTTGGTGAGATCACCACCAAGGCTAAGGTGAACTACGAGAAGATTGTTAGAGATACCTGCAGAGGCATTGGTTTTATTTCAGCTGATGTGGGTCTTGATGCTGACAAATGCAATGTCCTCGTCAACATTGAGCAGCAGAGCCCTGACATTGCCCAGGGTGTTCATGGTCACCTCACAAAGAAGCCTGAGGAAATTGGAGCTGGTGACCAAGGTCATATGTTCGGTTATGCAACAGATGAAACCCGCGAGCTGATGCCCCTTACCCATGTCTTGGCCACCAAGCTAGGGGCTAAACTAACTGAAGTGAGGAAGAATGGAACCTGCTCATGGCTTAGGCCCGATGGGAAGACTCAAGTGACTGTTGAGTACAAGAATGAAGGTGGTGCTATGGTCCCTCTCAGAGTCCACACTGTGCTCATCTCAACCCAACATGATGAGACTGTCACAAACGACCAGATCTCCAAGGACCTGAAGGAACATGTGATCAAGCCAGTCATCCCCTCGCAGTACCTTGATGACAAGACCATCTTCCACCTCAACCCATCAGGCCGTTTTGTCATTGGAGGACCTCATGGTGATGCTGGGCTCACTGGCCGTAAGATCATCATTGACACTTATGGTGGGTGGGGTGCTCATGGTGGAGGTGCCTTCTCTGGCAAGGACCCAACAAAGGTGGACCGCAGTGGTGCCTACATTGTCAGGCAGGCAGCTAAAAGCGTAGTGGCTTCTGGGCTTGCCCGACGATGCATTGTGCAAGTCTCTTATGCTATTGGTGTCCCGGAGCCTTTGTCTGTGTTTGTGGACACATACAAGACTGGTAAGATTCCAGACAGAGACATATTGGCTCTGATCAAGGAAAATTTTGACTTCAGGCCAGGAATGATTGCCATTAACCTCGACCTGAAAAGAGGAGGCAAATCTAGGTACCTGAAGACTGCTGCCTATGGGCATTTTGGCCGGGATGACCCAGATTTCACTTGGGAAACTGTCAAGCTCCTCAAGAATGACAAGGCTTAG
- the LOC122652591 gene encoding uncharacterized protein LOC122652591, which translates to MAMLNLAVSSLRANVSPPLLPFSSFPDSSVVSSKISALSFPLAATSSRRAVLGPSTAFKTEPFQGLELTQHQQEGDEEEEQVVRTEPTETLLYSFAPLPWLFVASLPGAATVRSLFGPFVELVKSLNLPDWLVHWGHPGNMAVVLFAMGGYGTYLGFRIRFSDDVEEKANAKDLHPKLLGGMFFFFALGATGGVTSLLTSDKPIFESPHAVTGSLGLALLTIQTILPALFEGNPGLRNVHGILGSGIMTLFLIHATLGLQLGLSY; encoded by the exons ATGGCAATGTTGAATTTGGCTGTTTCCAGTCTCAGAGCAAACGTCTCTCCACCTCTCCTGCCCTTCTCATCCTTTCCTGATTCCTCAGTCGTTTCTTCTAAAATCTCTGCCTTGTCCTTTCCCTTAGCTGCAACAAGTAGCAGACGAGCTGTCCTTGGCCCCTCCACCGCCTTCAAGACCGAGCCTTTCCAAGGATTGGAGTTGACCCAACATCAACaagaaggagatgaagaggaagaacaagTAGTAAGGACGGAACCCACAGAAACCCTCTTGTACTCCTTTGCTCCTTTGCCCTGGCTATTTGTGGCCTCTCTTCCTGGAG CTGCAACTGTGAGGTCTCTGTTTGGGCCTTTCGTTGAACTGGTTAAGTCTTTGAATCTTCCAGATTGGTTAGTCCACTGGGGTCACCCTGGCAACATG GCTGTTGTTCTCTTTGCTATGGGTGGTTATGGAACTTACTTAGGCTTCCGAATTCGGTTCTCCGACGATGTG GAGGAGAAGGCAAATGCCAAAGATTTACACCCAAAGCTATTGGGTggtatgtttttcttctttgctcttGGAGCAACTGGTGGAGTTACATCTCTACTCACTTCTGATAAACCTATCTTTGAGAG TCCACATGCTGTTACAGGTTCTCTTGGGCTTGCTTTGTTAACCATACAGACCATTTTGCCTGCATTATTCGAG GGAAATCCTGGACTAAGGAATGTTCATGGTATCTTGGGTAGTGGGATCATGACTCTATTTCTTATCCATGCCACACTTGGGCTACAACTTGGCCTCAGCTattga